One window from the genome of Terrimicrobium sacchariphilum encodes:
- a CDS encoding DNA polymerase III subunit alpha — protein MSGYVELHARSALSFLRGASRPEELSAQAAALKLPAMALCDRDGLYGAARHHVAARDTGIEPLIGAELTMEDGCILPVLVATRNGYRNLSRLITEAKLRGTKTECAVRWDELPAYASGLLALTGESDGLLQHRAAKASEARLEKALAAFGQDNVYVEVQRHLLRGEERRQQYLEAVAARCRLPIVATNGVMYHEPARRGVQDVFTCIRHHTSLSKAGRLLSANGERFLKAPEEMRRLFADHPEYLENTLRVAERLEFRLNDLGYEFPKYPVPEGETMEAFLRRTTMEGARRQYGSGLSEKVRRQLEFELDLICRLGFAGYFLIVWDLVNYCREHDILVQGRGSAANSAVCYSLGITVCDPVGANLLFERFLSEGRTSWPDIDLDLPSGTRREQVIQEVYQRYGKHGAAMTANVITYRGRSAMREIGKALEFSESTLKRFSSLFANGDFPHTLDLESQLERSGVGRNNPHARTAALLYEQMKGLPRHLGQHSGGMIICQGALSSVVPLENASMPGRVVAQWDKDDCEDMGIIKVDLLGLGMMSAMQDTLAICSERNRPVDLAHLPKDDPAVYDLLQRADTIGTFQVESRAQMATLPRLKPENFYDIVVQVAIIRPGPIQGNMVNPFLARKAGEEEVTYIDPKLKPVLKRTLGVPLFQEQLLKIAMVMADFSGSEAEELRRALSFHRSQERMDKVCVKLRTAMECKGVKPDVRDQLIQAVQSFAVYGFPESHAISFATIAYASCWLKVHRAPEFYCGLLNNMPMGFYSENTLLQDARQRGVRVRPISVLESGWLCRVDEDGALRLGLCMVRGVPAETGQRIADENARARFTSLKDLRARAHPGTPALRVLARIGALNGLVAHRRDGLWKIEIPFSPDELPLFEEAESSPLEAMSPEERLTMDFADTRVTTGPHPMRLLRDQVPDAVPATDLPVCPANEEVEIAGMVICRQRPGTGKGVVFVSLEDETGIANAILHATFFEKNRLVVTQERFLRIRGKLQRHKGVIHVLASAVEKLVARPPEVAASSHDFH, from the coding sequence ATGAGCGGGTATGTTGAGCTGCACGCCCGCAGCGCGCTGAGTTTTCTGCGCGGAGCGTCGCGTCCAGAGGAACTGAGTGCGCAGGCGGCCGCGTTGAAGCTGCCCGCCATGGCGCTCTGCGACCGGGACGGGCTCTACGGCGCGGCGCGGCATCATGTGGCGGCCAGAGATACAGGCATCGAGCCATTGATCGGCGCGGAGTTGACCATGGAGGATGGCTGCATCCTGCCCGTGCTCGTGGCGACGCGGAATGGGTATCGCAACCTGAGCCGCCTCATTACGGAGGCGAAGCTGCGCGGAACGAAAACAGAATGCGCCGTGCGCTGGGACGAACTGCCCGCCTATGCCTCGGGGCTGCTGGCCCTCACGGGTGAGAGCGACGGCCTCCTCCAACATCGCGCGGCGAAAGCCTCGGAGGCTCGCTTGGAGAAGGCGCTCGCGGCCTTTGGGCAGGATAATGTTTATGTGGAGGTCCAGCGCCATCTGCTGCGGGGCGAGGAACGGAGGCAGCAGTATCTGGAGGCGGTCGCCGCTCGATGCCGTCTGCCCATCGTGGCGACGAATGGCGTGATGTACCATGAGCCTGCCCGCCGGGGCGTTCAGGATGTCTTTACCTGTATCCGTCATCACACCTCGCTGTCCAAGGCCGGGCGGTTGCTCTCAGCCAATGGCGAACGGTTTCTCAAGGCCCCGGAAGAAATGCGGCGACTTTTCGCCGATCACCCGGAGTATCTGGAGAATACGCTGCGCGTGGCCGAACGGCTGGAGTTTCGCCTTAACGATCTCGGATATGAATTTCCCAAATACCCGGTGCCGGAGGGCGAGACGATGGAGGCGTTTTTGCGACGAACCACGATGGAGGGCGCGCGGCGGCAATATGGCTCGGGACTTTCCGAGAAGGTGCGGCGTCAGCTCGAGTTTGAGCTCGATCTGATCTGCCGGCTGGGCTTTGCCGGGTATTTCCTCATCGTCTGGGATCTGGTGAACTATTGTCGCGAGCACGACATCCTCGTGCAGGGCCGGGGAAGCGCGGCCAATAGCGCCGTCTGCTACAGCCTGGGCATCACGGTGTGCGATCCGGTGGGGGCGAATCTTCTCTTCGAGCGCTTCCTGAGCGAGGGGCGTACGTCGTGGCCGGATATCGACCTCGACCTGCCGAGCGGCACCCGGCGGGAGCAGGTCATTCAGGAGGTCTATCAGCGCTATGGCAAGCATGGTGCGGCCATGACGGCCAATGTCATCACCTATCGCGGGCGGAGCGCCATGCGCGAGATCGGCAAGGCGCTGGAGTTTTCCGAGAGCACGCTGAAGCGCTTTTCCAGTCTCTTCGCCAATGGCGATTTCCCGCATACGCTCGACCTTGAGTCGCAGCTCGAGCGCTCCGGCGTGGGACGCAACAATCCGCATGCTCGCACCGCAGCGCTGCTTTACGAGCAAATGAAAGGCCTGCCGCGCCATCTCGGCCAGCACTCGGGCGGCATGATCATCTGCCAGGGGGCGCTCAGCTCCGTAGTGCCCCTGGAAAATGCCTCGATGCCGGGCCGCGTCGTCGCACAGTGGGACAAGGACGACTGCGAGGACATGGGCATCATCAAGGTCGATCTTCTCGGTTTGGGCATGATGTCGGCCATGCAGGACACACTGGCGATTTGCTCGGAGCGAAACAGGCCGGTCGACCTGGCTCATCTCCCGAAGGATGATCCCGCGGTGTATGACCTGCTCCAGCGGGCGGATACGATCGGCACTTTCCAGGTCGAGAGCCGTGCGCAGATGGCAACGCTGCCCCGGCTGAAGCCCGAGAACTTTTACGACATCGTGGTGCAGGTGGCGATCATCCGGCCCGGACCGATCCAAGGCAACATGGTGAACCCTTTCCTGGCTCGCAAAGCCGGGGAGGAAGAAGTGACCTATATCGACCCCAAGCTCAAGCCGGTGCTGAAGCGCACTCTCGGCGTTCCTTTGTTCCAGGAACAACTGCTCAAGATCGCAATGGTGATGGCTGACTTCAGTGGCAGCGAGGCGGAGGAATTGCGGCGAGCCCTGTCCTTCCATCGCAGCCAGGAACGCATGGACAAGGTCTGCGTGAAGCTGCGCACTGCCATGGAATGCAAGGGCGTGAAGCCCGACGTGCGGGATCAGCTCATTCAAGCGGTCCAGTCCTTCGCCGTCTACGGGTTTCCGGAGAGCCACGCCATCAGCTTTGCCACCATCGCCTATGCGAGCTGCTGGCTGAAGGTCCACCGCGCACCGGAGTTTTACTGCGGCCTGCTTAACAACATGCCCATGGGATTTTACAGCGAGAATACGCTCCTGCAGGATGCGCGGCAGCGCGGGGTGCGCGTGCGGCCCATCTCTGTGCTGGAGTCGGGCTGGCTTTGCCGCGTCGATGAGGATGGTGCGTTGCGCCTCGGGCTGTGCATGGTGCGGGGCGTGCCTGCGGAAACCGGTCAGCGCATAGCGGACGAGAATGCGCGAGCGCGCTTCACCTCCCTGAAAGATCTGCGCGCCCGGGCTCACCCCGGTACGCCTGCCTTGCGTGTTCTGGCCCGTATCGGCGCGCTGAATGGACTCGTGGCCCATCGACGCGATGGACTTTGGAAGATTGAAATTCCCTTTTCTCCGGACGAACTTCCGCTCTTTGAGGAGGCGGAAAGCTCGCCGCTTGAGGCGATGAGCCCGGAGGAACGGCTGACCATGGACTTTGCCGACACCCGGGTGACCACCGGACCGCACCCGATGCGATTGCTCCGGGATCAGGTGCCGGATGCGGTGCCTGCGACCGATCTGCCGGTCTGTCCTGCCAACGAGGAGGTCGAGATCGCCGGCATGGTCATCTGCCGCCAGCGGCCGGGAACGGGCAAAGGGGTGGTCTTTGTCAGCCTGGAGGACGAAACCGGAATAGCCAATGCCATCCTGCACGCCACGTTTTTTGAGAAAAACCGGCTGGTGGTGACTCAGGAGCGGTTTTTACGCATTCGCGGAAAGCTGCAGCGCCACAAGGGAGTCATTCATGTCCTCGCCTCCGCTGTCGAAAAGCTCGTGGCCCGCCCCCCGGAGGTGGCCGCATCCTCTCACGATTTTCACTAG
- a CDS encoding nuclease-related domain-containing protein — protein MQAALLFFAGLTPLLGVFGVMFLLIFEYRRRFKTPFSQHLLRPPGESLRLRIDDLSEKLMTDALILLICSMVVGFGLWTVFKHPVTGGVTLAISLPPFLFFSHRLWHRLCLLRDYNLGFLGERAVGEELNSLLADGWSVFHDVEFDEHPGQKTFNVDHVVVGPGGLFAIETKTRRKRVLKPHDHSPNIVVFDGTALEYPWGREDFGIRDARERSQHLSQWLSKSLQTVCSFRPVLALPGWFVKRTGKSDLQVVSGRELGQIFDGLNKRPVMDPVTVRAICALLDQKCRDVGKDR, from the coding sequence ATGCAGGCTGCCCTTCTGTTTTTTGCCGGATTGACGCCGCTCCTCGGCGTCTTCGGCGTTATGTTTTTGCTGATCTTCGAGTACCGAAGACGATTCAAAACGCCATTCAGCCAGCATTTACTTCGTCCGCCGGGCGAGTCTCTGCGCCTGAGGATCGACGATCTGAGCGAAAAGCTCATGACCGATGCATTGATCCTGCTTATCTGCTCGATGGTAGTCGGCTTCGGACTCTGGACCGTCTTCAAACATCCTGTCACCGGCGGAGTCACCCTCGCCATCTCTCTCCCTCCCTTTCTCTTCTTTTCGCATCGTCTCTGGCATAGACTTTGTCTGCTCCGCGATTACAACCTCGGCTTTCTCGGTGAACGGGCTGTGGGTGAGGAACTCAACTCTCTCCTCGCCGATGGCTGGAGTGTTTTCCATGACGTGGAATTTGACGAGCATCCCGGGCAGAAGACCTTTAATGTGGACCACGTGGTCGTGGGTCCCGGCGGACTGTTTGCCATTGAGACCAAGACACGTCGAAAACGGGTGCTGAAACCCCACGATCATTCGCCAAATATCGTCGTCTTCGACGGTACCGCCCTGGAGTATCCCTGGGGGCGTGAGGACTTTGGCATCCGGGACGCACGGGAGCGCTCACAGCACCTTTCCCAATGGCTGTCAAAAAGCCTGCAAACGGTATGCTCGTTTCGGCCCGTCCTCGCCCTGCCCGGCTGGTTCGTAAAGCGCACGGGAAAAAGCGACCTGCAGGTCGTGAGTGGACGCGAACTGGGCCAGATCTTCGACGGCCTGAACAAGCGCCCCGTCATGGACCCGGTTACAGTAAGGGCCATCTGCGCCCTGCTGGACCAAAAGTGCCGCGACGTCGGCAAGGACAGGTGA
- a CDS encoding beta strand repeat-containing protein: MKSPFASSPAIYRSACVAFSLLGLSLTNSPAISLTWDPSGNQSGVGGTGTWDTTNSQWLSAGVDSTWPGAGNTAVFKDAVSTGSYTVSVQGGGVTSGGLDFQNGGTSTVTLNGGAVTFSNGGSGVTVKNSTNASSNAIINSVLTGNESVSFAANYNLTLGAANTYTGATRVTAGNLRIGVDNALPTDTALTMAGGNILMGGKNLTVASLAGTNSSNVIRNLTNNSTSTLTVNGSSSTSYSGNLNNGNSATQILALTKSGTSTLTLSNTASTYSGATTINGGILSISTLANGGANSSIGAASSLASNLILNGGTLRYTGAAISTDRLFSVGANGGTLDASGSGAVTFSGTSAIGYNGQSGERTLTLTGSSAGDNSLSVVIGDNGGATSLAKTGTGKWILGGVNTYTGNTVVSSGTLVLADNAGMTFAIGSNGVSNQINGTGTLALNGDFTFDLTSAAIADGNSWTIVTTGTLDETFGSTFTVNGFTENANVWTMSSGNNTWTFAENTGVLSLSVVPEPGSVTLALAGLGLLFLVQRLTRRHVSFLS; the protein is encoded by the coding sequence ATGAAATCCCCCTTTGCCTCCTCCCCGGCCATCTACCGCTCGGCATGTGTAGCCTTCAGCCTGCTCGGTCTGTCGCTGACCAACTCCCCGGCGATATCTCTGACGTGGGACCCGAGCGGCAATCAGTCAGGCGTAGGAGGCACAGGAACCTGGGATACGACAAATTCCCAGTGGTTGAGCGCGGGAGTCGATAGCACCTGGCCGGGGGCTGGCAACACCGCTGTATTCAAAGATGCCGTTTCCACAGGAAGCTATACGGTCTCCGTGCAGGGAGGAGGAGTGACAAGCGGCGGCCTGGATTTTCAGAATGGCGGCACATCCACCGTCACCTTGAATGGAGGCGCGGTCACATTCTCGAATGGAGGCTCAGGCGTTACCGTTAAGAACAGTACAAATGCCAGCTCCAATGCCATCATCAATTCCGTCCTCACCGGTAACGAAAGCGTTTCATTTGCGGCGAACTACAACCTTACGCTGGGAGCGGCCAATACCTATACCGGAGCAACGAGGGTCACGGCTGGCAACCTGCGGATCGGTGTCGATAATGCCCTCCCTACTGACACGGCATTGACGATGGCTGGTGGGAACATCCTCATGGGCGGGAAGAACCTCACTGTCGCATCTCTGGCAGGCACAAACTCGTCCAATGTGATCAGAAATCTCACAAACAACTCGACGAGCACGCTAACAGTCAACGGTTCCTCCAGCACATCGTATAGCGGAAATCTGAACAACGGCAATTCGGCCACCCAGATCCTTGCGTTGACCAAGTCCGGCACCAGCACCCTGACCTTGTCAAATACCGCCTCGACATACTCCGGCGCGACCACGATCAATGGCGGCATCCTGAGCATCTCGACTCTCGCCAACGGCGGTGCCAACAGCAGTATCGGCGCTGCCTCGAGTTTAGCCAGCAACTTGATCCTCAATGGCGGCACGCTTCGTTACACGGGAGCAGCGATCAGCACCGATCGTCTCTTCAGCGTAGGCGCGAATGGCGGCACTTTGGACGCATCGGGAAGCGGCGCAGTGACATTTAGCGGAACAAGTGCGATCGGATACAATGGCCAGAGCGGCGAGCGCACGCTCACGCTGACCGGATCCAGCGCAGGCGACAACTCGCTCTCGGTCGTCATCGGTGACAACGGAGGAGCCACCTCGCTGGCCAAGACCGGCACGGGCAAATGGATCCTCGGAGGAGTCAACACCTACACGGGAAATACCGTGGTAAGCAGCGGCACGCTCGTTCTCGCCGACAATGCCGGGATGACATTCGCCATCGGATCCAACGGCGTGAGCAATCAGATCAATGGTACCGGCACCCTGGCTTTGAACGGTGATTTCACTTTTGATCTGACCAGCGCCGCCATTGCCGACGGTAACAGCTGGACCATCGTCACGACCGGAACCCTGGACGAGACCTTTGGCAGCACATTCACCGTCAATGGCTTCACGGAGAATGCCAATGTATGGACGATGAGCAGCGGAAACAATACCTGGACCTTCGCTGAAAATACAGGGGTTCTCAGCTTAAGCGTGGTTCCCGAACCCGGCTCCGTGACTCTCGCGCTGGCGGGACTTGGTCTCCTGTTCCTTGTACAGAGGCTTACGCGGCGCCACGTTTCCTTTCTGTCATAA
- a CDS encoding arsenate reductase ArsC, with protein sequence MKPTVLILCTGNSCRSHLAEGILHHAAGHLVNVQSAGSKPAGYVHPKAIQVMQEIGIDISAHRSKHMDEFLQTKIDTVITVCGNADQACPMFPGQVHRYHWGFDDPAHATGTDEDILKEFRRVRDEIKLVFEAYAAGLSFALR encoded by the coding sequence ATGAAACCCACGGTCCTCATCCTCTGCACCGGCAACTCCTGCCGCAGTCACCTCGCCGAAGGCATTCTCCATCATGCCGCCGGTCACCTCGTCAATGTCCAGAGCGCTGGCTCAAAGCCTGCCGGCTACGTCCATCCCAAGGCCATCCAGGTCATGCAGGAAATCGGCATCGACATTTCCGCTCACCGCTCGAAGCACATGGACGAGTTTTTGCAGACGAAAATCGACACAGTGATCACCGTTTGCGGCAATGCCGACCAGGCCTGCCCGATGTTTCCGGGTCAGGTGCATCGTTATCACTGGGGATTCGACGACCCGGCGCATGCCACCGGAACTGATGAAGATATCCTGAAGGAATTCCGGCGTGTCCGGGACGAGATCAAGCTCGTCTTCGAGGCGTACGCAGCCGGTCTTTCCTTCGCCCTCCGCTAG
- the arsB gene encoding ACR3 family arsenite efflux transporter, whose translation MTTNVAKRLDFFERYLSAWVLVCMVAGVTIGKFLPGVTAAVSRWEFGQGSHVNIAIAILIWLMIFPMMLKIDFGGIHGVFQKPRGLLVTLFVNWIIKPLSMAALGWIFIQGLFSSVLGWIEPTTAANYVAGLIILAAAPCTAMVFVWSYLTDGDGAYTLAQVAINDLIMVFAFAPIVMILAGVSGVHIPAEVLITSVIVFIVVPLAAGWLSRFALIKAKGSAWFEGAFLPKFRPVAILALLATLTLIFAFQADNLLSNWLAVILLAIPITIQVYFNSGLTYGLMRLFGVRHNVATPGALIGASNFFELAVAVAITLFGPTSPAALATIVGVLVEVPVMLSVCRICVQSRDWYQSKPTLS comes from the coding sequence ATGACCACCAACGTCGCCAAGCGCCTCGATTTCTTCGAGCGCTATCTCTCCGCCTGGGTGCTCGTCTGCATGGTCGCCGGAGTGACGATCGGCAAGTTCCTGCCCGGTGTCACCGCCGCTGTCAGCCGATGGGAGTTTGGCCAGGGCTCCCACGTCAACATCGCCATCGCCATCCTGATCTGGCTCATGATCTTTCCCATGATGCTGAAGATCGACTTCGGCGGGATTCATGGCGTCTTTCAGAAACCGAGGGGACTCCTCGTCACCTTGTTCGTCAACTGGATCATCAAACCGCTCAGCATGGCTGCGCTGGGCTGGATTTTCATCCAGGGACTTTTTTCCTCCGTCCTCGGCTGGATCGAACCCACCACGGCGGCCAACTACGTGGCAGGCCTCATCATCCTCGCCGCAGCGCCCTGCACGGCCATGGTCTTCGTCTGGAGTTATCTCACCGATGGGGACGGCGCATACACGCTGGCTCAGGTCGCCATCAACGACCTGATCATGGTCTTCGCCTTCGCTCCGATCGTCATGATCCTCGCCGGGGTGAGCGGAGTCCATATCCCGGCGGAGGTCCTCATCACATCGGTGATCGTCTTTATCGTCGTGCCGCTGGCGGCGGGCTGGCTCAGCCGTTTCGCGCTGATCAAGGCAAAGGGTTCGGCGTGGTTCGAGGGCGCATTCCTGCCAAAATTTCGCCCGGTCGCCATCCTCGCCCTGCTTGCCACGCTCACGCTCATCTTTGCTTTCCAGGCCGACAATCTTCTTTCGAACTGGCTGGCCGTCATCCTCCTCGCCATTCCCATCACCATCCAGGTCTACTTCAACTCCGGCCTCACCTACGGCCTGATGCGGCTCTTTGGCGTGCGTCACAATGTCGCCACACCCGGCGCTCTCATCGGTGCAAGCAACTTCTTTGAACTCGCCGTTGCGGTCGCGATCACGCTCTTCGGCCCGACCAGCCCCGCCGCGCTGGCCACCATCGTCGGCGTGCTCGTCGAGGTGCCGGTCATGCTCTCCGTCTGCCGCATCTGCGTCCAAAGCCGCGATTGGTACCAGAGCAAACCCACCCTCTCATGA
- the arsA gene encoding arsenical pump-driving ATPase — translation MSVDFSDFLSSATRFLFFTGKGGVGKTSLACATAISLADAGRRVLLVSTDPASNLDEVLETPLSHEPRQIPRVPGLFALNIDPQEAARQYREKIIGPMRGILPDAALENMEEQLSGACTMEIAAFDEFSRFLGEPTSTMGYDHVIFDTAPTGHTLRLLTLPKAWTGFFQTNTSGTSCLGPLAGLDQQRSVYEGALKALTNPALASVILVSRAEMAPLREARRTHEELLALGVSNQRLVLNGLFTSSVDGDRIATAMEARGKRALAHFADFLNQLPVCHIPLRPTNLIGLNALRAITGTASDLKAAPEAPVIAMPLFENIGDFLSELEQAGRGIIMTMGKGGVGKTTLAAAIAMELVSRGHAVHLSTTDPAAHLLDTLQGNSQGLAVSRIDPQEETSAYVAQVMETQGAQLDAESRALLAEDLRSPCTEEIAVFRAFARTVAAASDGFVILDTAPTGHTLLLLDTTEAYHRELGRQSRDTIPEDVRTLLPRLRDPDFTRVILVTLPEATPVHEAAQLQDDLRRAGIEPFGWVVNQCLTSLGSNDPVLRHRAINEGPYLAEVTSLAKRSAMITWQAEEPIGSAALASLFATSSPFPFMKTYIYETLPSGCCETPKHYEIKQEEAAPALTRHPETGEAIRRVMIGDQPLAKASSECCGGTGCC, via the coding sequence ATGAGCGTGGATTTCTCGGATTTCCTGTCCTCGGCCACTCGGTTCCTGTTTTTCACCGGCAAGGGCGGAGTAGGAAAGACATCACTCGCCTGTGCCACGGCGATTTCTCTCGCTGACGCCGGAAGGCGGGTACTGTTGGTCAGCACAGATCCGGCCTCGAATCTCGACGAGGTCCTGGAGACGCCGCTTTCCCACGAGCCGCGGCAGATTCCGCGGGTGCCTGGCTTGTTCGCGCTGAACATCGATCCCCAGGAGGCCGCCCGGCAATACCGCGAGAAGATCATCGGCCCTATGCGCGGCATTCTGCCCGACGCCGCCCTGGAAAACATGGAGGAGCAGCTCTCCGGCGCATGCACGATGGAGATTGCCGCTTTTGACGAGTTTTCCCGTTTCCTCGGCGAGCCCACATCGACGATGGGATACGATCATGTCATCTTTGACACCGCGCCGACCGGACACACGTTGCGTCTGCTGACCCTGCCCAAGGCTTGGACGGGATTCTTTCAGACCAACACTTCGGGAACCTCATGTCTCGGTCCGCTCGCCGGACTCGACCAGCAGCGCTCAGTCTACGAAGGCGCGCTCAAGGCTCTGACCAACCCCGCACTTGCGAGCGTCATTCTTGTCAGCCGAGCGGAAATGGCTCCCCTGCGCGAAGCCCGGAGAACACACGAGGAATTGCTCGCTCTCGGAGTCTCCAATCAACGCCTCGTCCTGAATGGCCTGTTCACCTCCAGCGTGGACGGAGATCGCATCGCGACGGCGATGGAGGCTCGAGGAAAACGTGCGCTCGCCCATTTCGCGGATTTCCTGAACCAGTTGCCTGTCTGCCACATACCTCTCCGGCCGACAAATCTCATTGGACTCAATGCCTTGCGCGCCATCACAGGAACTGCTTCGGATCTGAAAGCGGCTCCCGAGGCACCAGTCATCGCGATGCCCCTCTTTGAGAATATCGGCGACTTTCTTTCCGAGCTGGAACAAGCTGGTCGTGGCATCATCATGACGATGGGCAAGGGAGGAGTAGGCAAAACCACCCTTGCAGCCGCCATTGCCATGGAGCTTGTGAGCCGGGGCCATGCCGTGCACCTATCCACCACCGACCCGGCGGCGCACCTGCTGGATACCCTGCAGGGAAACTCCCAGGGCCTCGCCGTCAGCCGCATCGACCCGCAGGAGGAAACGAGCGCCTATGTCGCGCAGGTCATGGAAACCCAGGGAGCCCAGCTCGATGCAGAGAGCCGGGCCCTGCTGGCCGAGGATCTGCGCTCGCCGTGCACAGAGGAAATCGCCGTGTTTCGAGCGTTCGCGCGTACGGTGGCGGCAGCCAGCGATGGATTTGTCATCCTGGATACCGCCCCGACCGGGCATACCCTGCTGCTGCTCGATACGACCGAGGCCTATCATCGCGAACTCGGCCGACAGTCGCGCGACACGATTCCGGAGGATGTCCGCACCCTGCTACCGCGCCTGAGAGATCCCGATTTCACCCGGGTGATCCTGGTCACCCTGCCCGAGGCCACCCCGGTCCATGAAGCGGCTCAACTCCAAGACGATCTCCGCCGCGCAGGCATCGAGCCTTTTGGCTGGGTCGTCAACCAGTGCCTTACGTCACTCGGCTCCAACGACCCCGTGCTAAGACACCGTGCAATCAATGAAGGGCCTTACCTCGCTGAGGTAACCTCGCTTGCGAAGCGCTCTGCCATGATCACCTGGCAGGCCGAGGAGCCTATCGGCTCGGCAGCGCTGGCCTCCCTTTTTGCAACCTCGTCCCCCTTCCCTTTCATGAAAACCTACATCTACGAAACCCTCCCCTCTGGCTGCTGCGAAACTCCGAAGCATTACGAGATCAAGCAGGAAGAAGCGGCCCCCGCCCTGACCCGGCACCCCGAGACGGGCGAAGCGATCCGTCGAGTCATGATCGGCGATCAACCGCTGGCCAAGGCGAGCAGCGAGTGCTGCGGAGGGACCGGCTGCTGCTAA
- the arsD gene encoding arsenite efflux transporter metallochaperone ArsD, whose amino-acid sequence MKSLQVYDPAMCCSTGVCGPDVDPVLAAVAGWLHQLKDCGVRVERYNLAQQPIAFAQNGQVKDLLQKEGITVLPLVFVDGEIAFKGAYPDEATRQAWLTAEKARLP is encoded by the coding sequence ATGAAATCCCTTCAAGTTTACGACCCGGCAATGTGCTGTTCCACAGGCGTCTGCGGCCCGGATGTCGATCCGGTGCTGGCCGCCGTGGCGGGATGGCTGCATCAGCTCAAGGACTGCGGAGTGCGCGTGGAGCGCTACAATCTCGCCCAGCAGCCGATTGCCTTTGCCCAGAATGGGCAGGTAAAAGATCTCCTTCAGAAAGAGGGCATCACCGTGCTGCCACTGGTCTTTGTCGATGGAGAGATCGCCTTCAAGGGCGCCTATCCTGATGAAGCCACCCGGCAGGCATGGCTCACAGCGGAAAAGGCCCGGCTGCCATGA
- a CDS encoding arsenate reductase ArsC, which produces MSTKFQILFLCTGNSARSILAEFLLRKIAPDRFDVFSAGASPKPAPHRLALQVLRDHYKIDVSEARSKSWSEYQGKRFDFVITLCDNAKESCPVWPGQPIIAHWPSPDPAEFEGGDTEKERAFWQVAQQIRRRLELLASLPFEKLDSLRLEAAMKDIGAREALDLDQSVATI; this is translated from the coding sequence ATGTCCACCAAATTCCAAATCCTCTTTCTCTGCACGGGAAACTCCGCCCGCAGCATCCTCGCAGAGTTTTTGCTCCGCAAAATCGCGCCCGATAGATTCGATGTCTTCAGCGCTGGAGCCAGCCCCAAACCCGCTCCGCACCGGTTGGCGCTGCAAGTCCTGCGCGACCATTACAAGATCGATGTCTCCGAGGCTCGCAGCAAATCGTGGAGCGAGTATCAGGGAAAACGCTTCGATTTCGTCATCACCCTTTGCGACAACGCAAAGGAATCCTGCCCGGTATGGCCGGGCCAGCCGATCATCGCTCACTGGCCGTCCCCCGACCCGGCGGAGTTTGAGGGCGGCGATACCGAGAAAGAGCGCGCTTTCTGGCAGGTTGCCCAGCAGATCCGACGCCGTCTGGAGCTTCTCGCCTCCCTGCCGTTTGAAAAGCTCGATTCGCTCCGTCTTGAAGCAGCAATGAAAGACATTGGCGCAAGGGAGGCTCTTGACCTCGATCAATCCGTTGCAACGATATGA
- a CDS encoding ArsR/SmtB family transcription factor: protein MDLIQIYQCLCDRTRLRIVNLLTHGPLCVCHFQQILDIPQAKVSQHLAYLRKHEMVETTRKGTWIIYSLPERPTRELEANLKCLQDCTASDKMFHEDLTRLSRIQKCSDWKEYCGPKSCC from the coding sequence ATGGATCTCATTCAGATCTACCAATGCCTCTGCGACCGTACCCGGCTGCGCATCGTTAACTTGCTGACACATGGTCCGTTGTGCGTGTGTCACTTTCAACAGATCCTTGACATCCCGCAGGCAAAGGTCTCCCAGCATCTCGCCTACCTGCGCAAGCATGAGATGGTGGAGACTACCCGCAAAGGCACCTGGATCATCTACTCTTTACCAGAAAGACCGACCCGGGAACTCGAGGCCAACCTGAAATGCCTGCAGGATTGCACGGCATCCGACAAGATGTTCCACGAGGATCTCACCCGCCTCTCAAGAATCCAGAAGTGCTCCGACTGGAAAGAATACTGCGGCCCAAAGTCCTGCTGCTAA
- a CDS encoding RNA recognition motif domain-containing protein, with protein MKLYVGNISFQTTRSDLQGLFAPHGSVMDALVVTDKMSSRSRGFGFVTMSSSEEGTSAINALHGAQVDGRQLTVNAARPREEVFSGTRSERPTVHRRY; from the coding sequence ATGAAACTCTACGTCGGAAATATTTCCTTCCAGACTACCCGCAGCGATCTTCAGGGCCTCTTCGCGCCGCACGGGAGCGTCATGGACGCTCTGGTCGTCACGGATAAAATGTCCAGCCGCTCGCGTGGCTTTGGCTTTGTCACGATGTCCAGCTCGGAGGAGGGAACGAGCGCCATCAATGCGCTGCATGGTGCCCAGGTCGATGGGCGTCAGCTCACCGTCAATGCAGCTCGTCCCCGTGAGGAGGTTTTCTCAGGAACTCGTTCCGAGCGGCCCACGGTGCACCGTCGTTACTAG